A window from Lepus europaeus isolate LE1 chromosome 20, mLepTim1.pri, whole genome shotgun sequence encodes these proteins:
- the NEUROD6 gene encoding neurogenic differentiation factor 6: protein MLTLPFDESVVMPESQMCRKFSRECEDQKQIKRPESFSKQIVLRGKSIKRAPGEETEKEEEEEDREEEDENGLPRRRGLRKKKTTKLRLERVKFRRQEANARERNRMHGLNDALDNLRKVVPCYSKTQKLSKIETLRLAKNYIWALSEILRIGKRPDLLTFVQNLCKGLSQPTTNLVAGCLQLNARSFLMGQGGEAAHHTRSPYSTFYPPYHSPELTTPPGHGTLDNSKSMKPYSYCSAYESFYESTSPECASPQFEGPLSPPPINYNGIFSLKQEETLDYGKNYNYGMHYCAVPPRGPLGQGAMFRLPTDSHFPYDLHLRSQSLTMQEELNAVFHN from the coding sequence ATGTTAACACTACCGTTTGACGAGTCTGTTGTAATGCCAGAATCCCAGATGTGCAGAAAGTTTTCTAGAGAATGCGAGGACCAGAAGCAAATTAAGAGACCAGAAAGCTTTTCCAAGCAGATTGTCCTTCGAGGAAAGAGcatcaaaagggcccctggagaagaaactgagaaagaggaagaggaggaagacagggaagaggaagatgaaAACGGGCTGCCCAGAAGGAGgggtcttagaaaaaaaaagacaaccaagCTTCGGCTGGAAAGGGTCAAGTTCAGGAGGCAGGAAGCCAATGCGCGGGAGAGGAACAGGATGCACGGCCTCAATGACGCTCTGGACAATTTAAGAAAAGTGGTCCCCTGTTATTCCAAAACCCAAAAACTGTCCAAAATAGAAACTTTACGACTGGCCAAAAACTACATCTGGGCACTTTCTGAAATCCTGAGAATCGGCAAGAGACCAGATCTGCTCACGTTCGTCCAGAACTTATGCAAAGGGCTCTCCCAGCCAACTACAAACTTGGTGGCAGGCTGCTTGCAGCTCAATGCCAGGAGTTTCCTGATGGGTCAGGGCGGGGAGGCTGCTCACCACACAAGGTCACCCTACTCGACCTTCTACCCACCCTACCACAGCCCTGAGCTCACCACTCCCCCAGGCCATGGGACTCTTGATAATTCCAAGTCTATGAAACCCTACAGTTACTGTAGCGCTTATGAATCCTTCTATGAAAGTACTTCCCCTGAGTGTGCCAGCCCTCAGTTTGAAGGTCCCTTAAGTCCTCCCCCAATTAACTATAATGGGATATTTTCCCTGAAGCAAGAAGAAACCTTGGACTATGGCAAAAATTACAATTACGGCATGCATTACTGTGCAGTGCCACCCAGGGGTCCCCTTGGGCAGGGTGCCATGTTTAGGTTGCCCACTGACAGCCACTTCCCCTACGACTTACATCTGCGCAGCCAATCTCTCACCATGCAAGAGGAATTaaatgcagtttttcataattaa